A window from Leuconostoc mesenteroides subsp. mesenteroides encodes these proteins:
- a CDS encoding DUF262 domain-containing protein, translating to MINSSDEKQINKILKSPEQYIVANFQRSYVWNNNEQDVLINDFINHMKTSQNGEYKCTNFFLGTILSYKEKNKYFIIDGQQRLITIAILLTVIRDLAFPMAKFKRNAEHSQNLQTEINDLLTLDSNSYRILPNQNYGQNFFISVLYSEDSENNMIAYSLNPRQSLNPAKDYFWRIYHQAYLNINKTLNNAFEPKWTKSKQLIFLSGLLNQIKNSSFVDLNATNKDDAYKIFADINFKGKKLVPVDLAKNLIFSFIRDEDTSFIDNLNDQWATFYNFAEQHTSFSFSEFFKYIWFVFFPKNLNAELLTDDSYIGDSISEFLEDFENHRPRSTKIKYIETAVKSMRNIVEVYNELQTPENISVFKRHNWPNYKIKLQLISKTAISHSLKKYLFLLLRIHMLFLKSPESIKVEYRQLIDIVADIVILHNAISESDELAKIDVLMLIEEELDQLFIQILTTDKNTRLDFVISNFLKSFDSKITSDVEQLMIESLSKLTYSKHSDELINFTTKLFLMRFNESEYKTENPTIEHIFDESSPNKVVLQIGNLIILEENLNKECNDLKNKNTGTFSLKDKSEVYDKSHYQNVIKFQNDFEKLNLFDINQINSRGRQMGESFIRKMFYTD from the coding sequence ATGATCAATTCGTCTGATGAAAAACAAATAAATAAAATCCTGAAGTCTCCAGAACAGTACATCGTTGCGAATTTTCAACGTTCATATGTTTGGAATAATAATGAACAGGACGTTTTGATTAATGACTTTATAAATCATATGAAAACGTCCCAAAATGGAGAATACAAATGTACTAATTTTTTTCTAGGAACCATTTTGTCATATAAAGAAAAAAATAAATATTTTATAATCGATGGTCAGCAGAGGTTAATTACCATTGCTATTTTGTTGACAGTGATTCGGGATTTGGCCTTTCCAATGGCAAAGTTCAAAAGAAATGCAGAGCACTCTCAGAACTTACAAACAGAAATCAACGATTTATTAACCTTGGATTCTAATTCCTACAGAATTCTGCCAAATCAAAACTACGGACAAAACTTTTTTATCAGCGTTCTTTATAGCGAAGATAGTGAAAACAACATGATTGCCTATAGTCTCAATCCCAGACAATCTTTAAATCCAGCGAAAGATTATTTTTGGCGCATTTATCACCAAGCTTACTTAAATATCAATAAAACATTAAATAATGCTTTTGAACCCAAATGGACGAAAAGCAAGCAGCTTATTTTTTTGAGCGGTTTATTAAATCAAATAAAAAACTCAAGCTTCGTTGATTTAAATGCAACAAATAAAGACGATGCATACAAAATATTTGCTGATATTAATTTTAAGGGAAAGAAATTAGTTCCTGTAGACTTAGCAAAAAATTTGATTTTTTCATTTATTCGGGATGAGGATACCTCTTTCATTGACAACCTAAACGATCAGTGGGCCACTTTTTATAATTTTGCCGAACAACATACATCTTTCTCATTTTCCGAATTTTTTAAGTATATCTGGTTTGTTTTTTTTCCTAAAAACCTAAATGCTGAGCTTTTAACTGATGATAGTTATATCGGAGATAGCATCTCAGAATTTTTAGAAGATTTCGAAAACCATCGACCAAGAAGCACCAAAATTAAATATATTGAAACTGCCGTAAAGTCAATGCGCAATATAGTGGAAGTATATAATGAATTACAAACCCCCGAAAATATAAGTGTTTTCAAAAGACACAACTGGCCAAACTACAAAATTAAGTTGCAGTTAATTTCTAAAACGGCAATAAGTCACTCTTTAAAAAAATATTTGTTTTTGCTTTTAAGGATACACATGCTATTTTTAAAAAGTCCTGAGTCTATCAAGGTTGAATATAGACAATTAATTGATATTGTAGCAGATATCGTTATCCTGCATAATGCTATAAGTGAATCTGACGAATTAGCAAAAATAGACGTTCTTATGTTAATCGAGGAAGAACTTGACCAATTGTTTATTCAAATTCTTACAACTGATAAAAACACAAGGTTAGATTTTGTGATTTCGAATTTTCTAAAATCTTTTGATTCAAAAATCACATCTGATGTAGAACAATTAATGATTGAATCATTATCAAAGCTTACCTACAGCAAACATTCAGATGAATTAATAAACTTCACTACGAAACTTTTTTTGATGCGTTTCAACGAAAGCGAATATAAAACAGAAAATCCAACGATTGAGCACATTTTTGACGAAAGTAGTCCAAATAAAGTTGTGTTGCAAATTGGTAATTTGATTATTTTGGAAGAAAACTTGAATAAAGAATGTAATGATTTAAAGAATAAAAATACTGGTACTTTTTCACTAAAAGATAAAAGCGAAGTTTACGATAAAAGCCACTATCAAAATGTTATCAAGTTTCAAAACGATTTTGAAAAATTAAATTTGTTTGACATAAATCAAATCAATAGTAGAGGTCGACAAATGGGGGAATCGTTTATCAGGAAAATGTTTTATACAGACTGA
- a CDS encoding MFS transporter permease yields MYNYRRVYTNSAKFKTIYGDFKLPVFIDTRIAGVLSITTVIDAVIIFVFKLYTVSNGGLTLGFALLVSTLVGVYQLDKLLKVDDLPFETTLKYALTHYWRYWFQKKQLYQDKHLNSNHKRYQIL; encoded by the coding sequence ATGTACAATTACAGGCGAGTTTACACGAATTCGGCAAAGTTCAAAACGATTTATGGCGATTTCAAGTTACCAGTTTTTATTGATACTCGAATTGCTGGCGTTTTGTCAATTACAACGGTGATCGATGCCGTGATTATCTTTGTATTCAAACTTTATACTGTGAGTAATGGGGGTTTAACATTGGGGTTTGCTCTATTGGTTAGCACATTAGTTGGTGTTTATCAATTAGACAAACTACTCAAAGTTGATGATTTACCATTTGAGACAACGCTTAAATATGCTTTAACACATTATTGGCGTTATTGGTTTCAAAAGAAACAGTTGTATCAGGATAAACATTTGAATAGTAATCATAAGCGGTATCAAATTTTATAG
- a CDS encoding DUF1093 domain-containing protein, whose amino-acid sequence MKKVSLIIASLLTISLVIGLAIQVRNYYDNTYAASKAYTRAPVKVPNREETKDDTGKVIKGSYSYQYHFEFVTADGTKKSISFELSGENVKPFKPGEFLEAEVSNTRVLYGPTAIKQNKVPKSVLKKISVIE is encoded by the coding sequence ATGAAAAAAGTCAGTTTAATCATTGCAAGTCTATTGACAATAAGTTTAGTTATTGGCCTAGCAATTCAGGTCAGAAATTATTATGACAACACCTATGCAGCGTCCAAGGCGTATACTAGGGCGCCCGTAAAAGTTCCTAATCGTGAAGAAACAAAAGACGACACGGGCAAGGTAATTAAAGGATCATACAGTTATCAGTATCATTTTGAATTTGTGACCGCTGATGGTACTAAAAAAAGCATTTCTTTTGAGCTATCAGGAGAAAATGTCAAACCATTTAAACCAGGCGAATTTTTGGAAGCGGAAGTATCGAACACTAGAGTTTTATATGGTCCAACTGCCATTAAACAAAATAAAGTACCAAAATCAGTGTTAAAAAAGATTTCAGTAATTGAATAA
- a CDS encoding YdcF family protein, with protein sequence MGNIFDNYFSYSIFFIAASAVMSSINFLLIKKNRYRLLCGMATIATIFSYFVSLSIIVLQINNKVLTYVYLAVLVLIFIPIFLLTFLSAFLFIWNGIIVWRRESHSIGNMLTLIIGILLLLIPVVFSMLNRYIPNNKIIDFVENVSYGFQNYLLFWVLTFLASYVITKVVRPKFNKEYAIILGSGLINGDTVSPLLGSRIMVAANFKNQQFKKNKMPMKLIMSGGQGRDELLAEAEAMREYAINHGVPKSDILVENQSKNTYQNMLFSKQVVEENGFDLQKGIFATNDYHVFRAAGFAHLVGLNIDGIGSKTSNYFLPNALIREYIAILSNHKKFHIAFMLIIVIINILSIFIS encoded by the coding sequence ATGGGCAATATTTTTGATAACTATTTTAGTTATTCTATATTTTTTATTGCCGCATCAGCTGTGATGTCGTCAATAAATTTTCTTCTAATCAAGAAAAACCGTTATAGACTTCTGTGTGGTATGGCAACCATTGCAACCATTTTTAGTTATTTTGTCTCACTATCTATTATTGTTCTCCAGATCAATAACAAAGTGTTGACTTATGTCTATTTGGCTGTGTTGGTATTGATTTTCATACCCATTTTTTTATTGACATTTTTAAGCGCATTCTTGTTTATATGGAATGGCATCATAGTTTGGCGGCGTGAAAGTCATTCAATTGGAAACATGCTAACTTTAATTATTGGCATTTTACTGCTACTAATTCCAGTTGTCTTCAGTATGTTGAATAGATATATTCCAAACAACAAAATTATTGATTTTGTGGAGAATGTTTCATACGGTTTTCAAAATTATTTACTTTTTTGGGTTTTGACATTTCTTGCATCTTATGTGATTACAAAAGTGGTTCGTCCAAAATTTAATAAAGAATATGCTATTATTTTGGGATCCGGTTTGATTAATGGTGATACGGTTTCACCATTGCTCGGCTCAAGAATCATGGTAGCTGCTAACTTCAAAAATCAACAATTCAAGAAAAATAAAATGCCTATGAAATTAATTATGTCTGGTGGCCAAGGGCGAGATGAGTTGTTGGCCGAAGCTGAAGCTATGAGAGAATATGCAATTAATCACGGGGTGCCAAAATCTGATATTCTAGTAGAAAATCAATCAAAAAATACTTATCAAAATATGCTTTTTTCTAAACAAGTTGTTGAAGAAAATGGATTTGATTTACAAAAAGGGATTTTTGCAACAAATGATTACCATGTTTTTAGAGCAGCGGGTTTTGCACATTTAGTTGGCTTGAATATCGATGGTATAGGCTCTAAAACAAGTAACTATTTTTTGCCTAATGCATTAATTCGTGAATATATAGCAATTCTTTCTAATCACAAAAAATTTCATATAGCTTTTATGCTAATCATTGTGATTATTAATATATTGTCCATATTTATCTCTTAG
- a CDS encoding conjugal transfer protein, giving the protein MRGLPKLKVNFEYEKKQKEKAVKIPKAHTMNLGKVRKIVLLFLIGLFIYFSYVLVLANAIAQKNKTLRATVTTLSKKLDKASAGTTSYNPVVGQYLANFLTLYYASSDSNADSRSQQLSKYLASNITLPNNVGNSKMKLDSAKLNGIFTVDSVKTAQYSLVVEADGKQSDMTVNVPYAQENEKLTVIGLPYVANTIDSVGHIGTARFDKTGKTINDSEVTAKVVKFTKQFAQKYVSSSTKDMSMLMSDPVGLNGAVDLVTLDDSSIKVTGTSEKPVVTATMTVQVHGTNIMQVQTIRLDLKKQSSTYFVTKFVQA; this is encoded by the coding sequence ATGCGTGGTCTCCCAAAACTCAAAGTGAATTTTGAGTATGAAAAAAAGCAAAAGGAAAAAGCAGTAAAAATACCTAAAGCTCACACAATGAATTTAGGTAAGGTACGTAAGATAGTTCTATTATTTCTAATAGGGCTTTTTATTTACTTTAGTTATGTATTGGTACTTGCTAATGCGATCGCTCAAAAGAATAAAACGTTGCGTGCAACGGTCACAACTTTAAGCAAAAAATTGGATAAAGCAAGTGCTGGTACAACCAGTTACAACCCTGTTGTCGGACAATATCTTGCCAACTTTTTGACACTTTATTATGCTTCATCAGATAGTAACGCTGATAGTCGTTCGCAACAATTAAGTAAATATTTGGCGAGTAATATCACACTACCTAACAACGTTGGCAATTCCAAAATGAAGTTAGATAGTGCTAAATTAAATGGCATCTTCACTGTGGATAGTGTCAAAACAGCACAGTATAGCTTGGTGGTTGAAGCGGACGGCAAACAAAGTGATATGACGGTTAATGTACCGTATGCGCAGGAAAATGAAAAACTAACCGTGATTGGTTTGCCTTATGTTGCCAACACAATTGATAGTGTCGGACACATAGGGACTGCAAGATTTGATAAAACTGGTAAGACAATCAACGATAGTGAAGTCACGGCAAAAGTCGTTAAGTTTACCAAACAATTTGCACAAAAATATGTATCATCTTCAACTAAAGATATGTCAATGTTAATGTCCGACCCTGTGGGGTTAAATGGTGCTGTTGACCTTGTGACGTTAGATGATAGTAGTATCAAAGTAACAGGCACAAGTGAAAAGCCAGTTGTGACAGCGACAATGACGGTTCAAGTTCATGGTACAAACATTATGCAAGTACAGACAATTAGGTTAGATTTGAAGAAACAATCATCAACCTATTTTGTCACTAAATTTGTACAAGCATAG
- the uasX gene encoding serine-rich aggregation substance UasX, protein MLQKQLLIAGSVLGALALGHQAVSADTVPTTDTSTAQSVQATAKVLPQVKAVVLSATTDVVSDANSNVDDGTTVGDGGTSTDDGTSVDNGGSGSSTDDGGGSSSTDNGSDVDNGGSGSSTDDGSGSSSTDDGTSVDNGGSGSSTEDGNSSSTDNGGSSSSEDNDSSSSSSDNNGSSSNGGGTDSSTTGDNGASSEDNTVPLTPTTPDTNNQGEVNHVKPVEVTPDNSGNVVDVPTQVASVPSVARAVEAYNQALTANDKDATKAPVVEAKQKLDDAVAKALPLTHATEKSSMGGNGILALAVSGLVALGGLIYKRKHL, encoded by the coding sequence ATGTTGCAAAAACAACTTTTAATCGCTGGGTCTGTTTTAGGGGCTTTAGCATTAGGTCATCAAGCAGTTAGTGCTGATACTGTACCAACAACTGATACTAGTACAGCACAATCAGTACAAGCAACTGCTAAGGTGTTGCCACAAGTTAAGGCGGTTGTCTTAAGTGCTACAACTGATGTTGTGAGTGATGCCAATTCTAACGTAGATGACGGTACGACAGTGGGTGATGGTGGTACATCAACAGATGACGGTACCAGTGTTGATAACGGTGGTTCTGGTTCTTCAACTGATGACGGCGGTGGTTCTTCATCTACTGATAACGGTTCCGATGTTGATAATGGTGGTTCCGGTTCTTCAACTGATGACGGTAGTGGTTCTTCATCTACTGATGATGGTACCAGTGTTGATAATGGTGGTTCTGGTTCCTCAACAGAAGACGGTAATAGTTCGTCAACTGATAATGGTGGTTCAAGTTCATCAGAGGACAATGATAGTTCAAGTTCTTCATCAGATAACAATGGTTCTTCATCAAATGGTGGCGGTACGGATAGTTCAACGACTGGTGACAATGGGGCATCAAGCGAAGATAATACCGTGCCACTGACACCAACTACACCTGATACAAACAATCAAGGCGAAGTCAATCATGTCAAGCCAGTTGAAGTAACACCTGATAATTCTGGTAATGTTGTTGATGTGCCAACACAAGTTGCTAGTGTACCTAGCGTTGCTCGTGCAGTTGAAGCCTATAATCAAGCGCTAACTGCTAATGACAAAGATGCGACAAAGGCACCAGTTGTTGAAGCTAAGCAAAAACTTGATGATGCCGTAGCTAAGGCATTGCCATTAACACATGCCACAGAAAAGTCATCTATGGGTGGTAATGGCATCTTAGCATTGGCAGTGTCTGGTTTAGTTGCTTTGGGTGGTTTGATTTACAAGCGTAAGCATCTATAA
- a CDS encoding aggregation substance precursor, whose translation MENVKKYKLYKSDKLWVIGAVAVTAVAVSANITHVSADTVSNADAHAVKTTDATQNDKQVQLTASSTGTATDKATTDDATKSATVSSTAEKSTVPTTAGSSVTQDQAKDAVDKAQDTVKSGADTASKAGVDVTTGKTTDVTINDDNASSKTNEVLSDLNKQDQAVKDATAKQQANDQAYQTATTEQTDATKQGQADLDNATSDLDKQVDTTEKAGIKVNVEVAQSSPEYKDLSGLEGQDLLDAMAYNINLYKQAIADGVASEKADTETLAKLTAEYQQKQADYAKANADRDEAVEKGQSDLNNATLDLDKQVEASKNAGLDVSVEVSKVSPKYKDLTGLEDQDLLDAMAYNLDLYNKAVASGVASEKADTETLAKLTAEYQKQVADYEAQKAAVDKANADKKAAYEKALEDYMNGTNHTTSMTAQTQTDASSGQYQTFMNATVDQTTGEFTLEHDMNDGVHIIGHGVLKGKINWKIVSNGDGTETVTISSIELYSYTYTNAYQNQAVNQNINFHVYDNDGNELFSVYHDGNTTFSKTINKTAQINKTFKISPNETSPLTQVLVVDDNWIWNTHGQVSTQIKNTNVAPKAPTYEQDPVKPTAPKATVHHVQVVAPAKGQELAVPVASVKKVTVADMPNADKPQPQKVAVHYYNIKKTPKVEKTATPETPKAVETASILPTTHANENQGGVLLSALAGLASLGLAFGISKKGKKQN comes from the coding sequence ATGGAAAATGTAAAAAAATATAAGTTGTACAAGTCAGATAAGTTGTGGGTAATCGGAGCTGTTGCAGTAACTGCTGTTGCTGTGAGTGCTAATATCACACATGTCAGTGCTGATACTGTTTCAAATGCTGATGCACATGCTGTTAAAACCACTGATGCCACGCAAAATGACAAGCAAGTTCAATTAACTGCTTCATCAACTGGTACAGCTACGGACAAAGCGACAACTGATGATGCCACTAAATCTGCAACTGTTTCTTCAACTGCTGAAAAAAGCACAGTGCCAACAACTGCCGGTTCAAGTGTGACACAAGACCAAGCAAAAGATGCGGTCGATAAAGCACAAGATACTGTTAAGAGTGGTGCAGACACCGCTTCAAAAGCTGGTGTTGATGTGACGACTGGTAAGACAACTGATGTCACAATCAATGATGACAACGCTTCATCAAAAACAAATGAAGTCTTATCAGATTTGAATAAGCAAGACCAAGCGGTTAAAGATGCCACGGCAAAACAACAAGCAAACGATCAGGCTTATCAAACGGCAACTACTGAACAAACAGATGCCACTAAGCAAGGTCAAGCTGATTTGGACAATGCCACATCAGACCTTGATAAACAAGTTGATACTACTGAAAAAGCTGGTATCAAAGTCAACGTTGAAGTCGCTCAATCTTCACCCGAATATAAGGACTTGTCGGGACTAGAGGGACAAGATTTGTTAGATGCAATGGCTTATAACATTAACTTGTATAAACAAGCAATCGCAGACGGTGTGGCAAGTGAAAAAGCTGATACTGAAACATTGGCTAAATTGACGGCTGAATACCAACAAAAGCAAGCTGATTACGCCAAAGCTAATGCAGACCGTGATGAAGCGGTTGAAAAAGGACAATCAGATTTGAACAATGCGACATTAGACCTTGATAAGCAAGTTGAAGCAAGCAAAAATGCTGGACTTGATGTTAGTGTTGAAGTTTCAAAAGTTTCGCCAAAGTACAAAGATTTGACTGGCTTAGAGGATCAAGATTTATTAGATGCAATGGCTTATAACCTTGATTTGTACAACAAAGCAGTAGCTAGTGGTGTGGCAAGTGAAAAAGCCGATACTGAAACATTGGCTAAATTGACGGCTGAATATCAAAAGCAAGTGGCTGACTATGAAGCACAAAAGGCAGCGGTTGATAAGGCAAATGCTGATAAAAAAGCAGCCTATGAAAAAGCGCTTGAAGACTATATGAATGGGACTAACCATACGACAAGCATGACAGCCCAAACGCAAACTGATGCGTCATCTGGTCAATATCAAACCTTTATGAATGCCACTGTTGACCAAACAACAGGCGAATTCACATTGGAACACGATATGAACGACGGTGTACACATCATTGGTCATGGTGTTTTGAAAGGTAAAATCAATTGGAAGATTGTTTCAAATGGTGACGGCACAGAAACCGTGACGATTTCATCAATTGAATTGTATTCATATACGTATACCAATGCTTATCAAAACCAAGCGGTTAACCAAAATATCAATTTCCACGTCTATGACAATGACGGCAACGAACTATTTTCGGTTTACCATGACGGCAATACGACATTCTCAAAAACAATCAATAAGACTGCGCAAATTAACAAAACATTCAAAATCTCACCAAATGAGACTAGTCCCCTAACACAGGTTTTGGTTGTTGATGATAACTGGATATGGAATACACACGGTCAAGTATCAACGCAAATTAAGAATACTAATGTAGCGCCAAAGGCACCAACTTATGAGCAAGACCCTGTGAAGCCTACGGCACCGAAAGCAACAGTACATCATGTACAAGTTGTCGCACCTGCTAAAGGTCAAGAGCTTGCTGTACCAGTTGCTAGTGTTAAAAAGGTAACGGTTGCGGATATGCCAAATGCTGATAAGCCACAACCACAAAAGGTTGCAGTGCATTATTACAACATTAAGAAAACACCAAAGGTTGAAAAGACAGCCACACCCGAAACGCCAAAGGCAGTTGAAACGGCAAGTATTTTGCCAACAACGCATGCTAATGAAAATCAGGGTGGCGTTTTGTTAAGTGCATTGGCAGGGTTAGCTAGTCTTGGTTTGGCTTTTGGTATCTCAAAAAAAGGTAAAAAGCAAAACTAA
- a CDS encoding alanyl-tRNA synthetase: protein MDILTTRYERMNMSEKPKKFEKKNLLYLVIAGLALVIIILLASWVIISNNSGATTEETGATAKVSSSASSISSSSTSKYVEGKDYTVKYSNDGIIDKASVDEAMTATGVNNYENDMNTDGGNYAKIELYYNKAKNVVVQKLFQNGYKNNEPTVIIAYDLSKKEMVTGHIGRLYYDNQPLVYTWTNNTVQ, encoded by the coding sequence ATGGATATATTAACAACACGATATGAGAGAATGAATATGTCTGAAAAACCAAAAAAATTTGAGAAAAAGAATTTATTGTATCTAGTGATTGCAGGACTAGCTTTAGTCATTATCATTTTATTAGCATCATGGGTCATAATTTCCAATAATTCGGGTGCGACTACTGAAGAAACTGGTGCAACGGCTAAAGTAAGTAGTAGTGCATCGAGTATATCAAGCTCATCAACTAGTAAATACGTTGAGGGTAAAGACTACACTGTTAAATATTCAAATGACGGTATTATTGATAAAGCTAGTGTTGATGAAGCTATGACAGCTACTGGTGTTAATAATTATGAAAATGATATGAATACTGACGGTGGTAACTATGCAAAAATTGAACTCTATTATAATAAAGCAAAGAACGTAGTTGTTCAAAAACTATTTCAGAATGGTTATAAAAACAATGAGCCAACGGTGATAATAGCTTACGATTTATCAAAAAAAGAAATGGTAACAGGTCACATTGGACGGTTGTATTATGATAATCAGCCATTAGTATATACTTGGACGAATAATACAGTTCAATAA
- a CDS encoding DUF87 domain-containing protein produces MSSRKDIMTNKFDKEGNTSIGKVVYVDSENVLAQLTTENFDSVHVGAMVGIYTSFGGVYIIGTVSKITSQFDESEDNDKISSNQFKLNIVGTFYEKIGEKNNILRKGVSIYPRLNDVVFAFSQLNLTLLMTSSSSNVSAEKQLDIGSFSINDTSRAVLDGNKFFQKHAAIVGSTGSGKSWTVATLLEKASKLNYDNIIVFDIHGEYYPLAEGKEKIADKLSLGRDSDFQLPYWLLNRSELLSMFVDHGDNDAPNQISRFTKHILDLKKQSIKCDEFNDITVDSPIPFNIKNVVELLKKDDEDMIPTSGSRTKKGIWNGKLTRFISRLETKMNDARYGFMFNPKEETMEPSWLLEFYSSLLSNNIERKGIKIIDLSEVPSDILPTVTGTLARLLFDFQSWTLSSDRTPVAILADEAHLYIPQNGNSSEKQATRNFERISKEGRKYGMSLVIVSQRPSEVNATVLSQASNFVVLRLNNESDKNRIKNLLPDNMNDTLSQLPLLELGEAIIIGDSIILPNKIKIDTPTLKPDSNTIAFWDDWETKAVTNNHLSRTIKNILSQSFLP; encoded by the coding sequence ATGTCTAGCAGAAAAGATATTATGACAAATAAATTTGATAAAGAGGGTAACACCTCAATAGGAAAAGTTGTTTACGTGGATTCAGAAAATGTTCTTGCTCAACTTACAACTGAAAATTTTGACTCTGTGCATGTTGGAGCAATGGTCGGCATATATACAAGTTTTGGGGGTGTTTATATAATTGGAACAGTTTCAAAAATAACAAGTCAGTTTGATGAAAGCGAAGATAATGACAAAATATCATCAAACCAGTTTAAATTAAATATAGTCGGGACTTTTTATGAAAAAATTGGAGAAAAAAATAATATTTTGAGAAAAGGTGTCTCTATATACCCTCGTCTTAATGATGTTGTATTTGCTTTTTCACAACTAAATCTAACTTTATTAATGACAAGCTCATCATCAAACGTGAGTGCCGAAAAGCAACTTGATATTGGTTCTTTTTCAATTAATGACACTTCTAGAGCAGTTTTAGATGGAAATAAATTTTTTCAAAAACATGCTGCAATAGTTGGAAGTACGGGGTCGGGTAAAAGTTGGACTGTAGCTACATTATTGGAAAAAGCTTCCAAATTAAATTATGACAACATTATCGTATTTGACATTCATGGTGAGTATTACCCTTTAGCCGAAGGAAAAGAAAAAATAGCCGATAAATTATCATTGGGACGTGATAGTGACTTTCAATTGCCATATTGGCTTCTAAATAGAAGCGAATTGTTATCCATGTTTGTAGATCATGGTGACAATGATGCTCCAAATCAAATTTCACGTTTTACGAAACATATTCTAGATTTAAAAAAACAATCTATAAAATGTGATGAATTTAATGATATAACTGTCGACTCTCCAATTCCATTTAATATTAAAAATGTTGTTGAATTACTAAAAAAAGATGATGAGGATATGATTCCCACAAGTGGGAGTAGAACCAAAAAAGGCATTTGGAATGGTAAGTTAACGAGGTTTATTTCTAGACTGGAAACAAAGATGAATGATGCTCGTTATGGTTTTATGTTTAATCCAAAAGAGGAAACTATGGAACCAAGCTGGCTCCTTGAATTTTACTCCTCATTGTTAAGTAACAATATTGAAAGAAAAGGTATCAAAATTATTGATTTATCCGAAGTTCCATCCGATATTTTACCCACTGTTACGGGTACTCTAGCCCGATTATTATTTGACTTTCAAAGCTGGACTTTGTCATCTGATAGAACACCAGTTGCGATTTTGGCCGACGAAGCACATCTTTATATTCCTCAAAATGGAAATTCCTCAGAAAAGCAGGCAACGCGAAATTTTGAAAGAATTTCTAAAGAGGGTAGAAAGTATGGAATGTCTCTGGTGATTGTAAGTCAACGACCTTCTGAAGTAAATGCAACTGTACTTAGTCAGGCTTCTAACTTTGTAGTATTAAGATTAAATAACGAAAGTGACAAAAATAGAATTAAAAATCTCCTACCAGATAATATGAATGATACTTTAAGTCAATTACCGCTTTTAGAATTGGGCGAGGCTATAATCATTGGAGATTCAATAATTCTTCCTAATAAAATTAAAATAGATACACCCACATTAAAACCAGATAGTAATACGATTGCTTTTTGGGATGATTGGGAAACAAAGGCAGTCACAAATAATCATCTTTCTAGGACCATAAAAAATATTTTAAGTCAATCCTTTTTGCCTTGA